From a single Vicinamibacterales bacterium genomic region:
- a CDS encoding NADH-quinone oxidoreductase subunit I codes for MSNLVRTIFLVDLLKGLWLTLTYTPQPAFTFQYPLERRPTAPRFRGLLRLQLEPGTGAQTCIVCDQCAKACPDDLISLGGHREPGMKLKTLDYFDFNLSRCSFCGLCAEVCPTKPVKALIMSEDYELGTYSRESQVLRVDQMYDGVPIERYTH; via the coding sequence ATGAGCAATTTGGTTCGGACAATCTTCCTGGTGGACCTCCTCAAAGGCCTGTGGCTCACCTTGACCTACACGCCCCAGCCGGCGTTCACGTTCCAGTACCCGCTGGAACGGCGGCCGACGGCTCCGCGGTTCCGCGGCCTGCTTCGACTGCAACTCGAGCCCGGCACCGGCGCGCAAACCTGCATCGTCTGTGACCAGTGCGCGAAGGCCTGTCCCGACGATCTCATCTCGCTCGGGGGACACCGTGAGCCGGGGATGAAGCTGAAGACGCTGGACTATTTCGACTTCAACCTGTCGCGGTGCAGTTTCTGCGGACTGTGCGCCGAGGTCTGCCCGACCAAGCCCGTCAAGGCGCTCATCATGAGCGAGGATTACGAGCTCGGCACGTACAGCCGGGAGTCTCAGGTGCTGCGGGTTGACCAGATGTACGACGGCGTGCCGATCGAGCGGTACACGCACTGA
- a CDS encoding NADH-quinone oxidoreductase subunit B family protein — protein MGLIDHKFQDNFITTNLDTVLNWARQSSLWPMGFGLACCAIEMMATGGPRFDIARFGAEVFRASPRQADLMIVAGTVTKKMAPVLRRLYDQMPEPKWVISMGSCSNAGGPFPTYSVLQGVDKVVPVDVYISGCPPRPEALLYGLMRLQDKIRKEGTVFRKERVIKVGQTEPILVEG, from the coding sequence ATGGGCCTGATTGATCACAAGTTCCAGGACAACTTCATCACCACCAATCTCGACACGGTGCTCAACTGGGCCCGGCAGTCTTCGCTCTGGCCGATGGGATTCGGCTTGGCCTGCTGCGCGATCGAGATGATGGCGACAGGCGGGCCGCGGTTCGACATCGCCCGGTTCGGTGCCGAGGTGTTCCGTGCGTCACCGCGGCAGGCCGACCTGATGATTGTCGCCGGCACGGTGACCAAGAAAATGGCGCCCGTCCTGCGGAGGCTGTACGACCAGATGCCCGAGCCGAAGTGGGTCATCTCGATGGGGAGCTGCTCGAACGCGGGCGGGCCGTTCCCAACCTACAGCGTGCTGCAGGGTGTGGACAAGGTGGTGCCGGTGGATGTCTACATCTCCGGCTGTCCACCGCGTCCAGAGGCGCTGCTCTACGGTTTGATGCGGCTGCAGGACAAGATTCGGAAGGAAGGGACCGTGTTCCGCAAGGAGCGGGTGATCAAGGTCGGCCAAACCGAACCGATCCTGGTGGAAGGGTAG